A single genomic interval of Catenulispora sp. EB89 harbors:
- a CDS encoding GPW/gp25 family protein: MISLPSPPTTAPRLDIAFPFQVDRRGRTAESGYDDHVREMIEQLLFTSPGERVMRPDYGCGLLDLVFSPNSPELASALTLSVQAALQRWLGDVIEIFALTVTSSDSTVQVDLSYLIRPTGTVATEVFVASPTGSSTGSTP, translated from the coding sequence ATGATCTCGCTGCCCTCGCCGCCGACCACCGCGCCCCGCCTGGACATCGCCTTCCCCTTCCAGGTGGACCGCCGCGGCCGCACCGCCGAGTCCGGCTACGACGACCACGTCCGGGAGATGATCGAGCAGCTGCTGTTCACCTCCCCCGGCGAGCGCGTCATGCGCCCGGACTACGGCTGCGGCCTGCTGGACCTGGTCTTCTCGCCGAACAGCCCGGAGCTGGCCTCGGCCCTGACGCTGTCGGTCCAGGCCGCGCTCCAGCGCTGGCTCGGCGACGTCATCGAGATCTTCGCCCTGACCGTGACCAGCTCCGACAGCACGGTGCAGGTCGATCTCAGCTATCTGATCCGCCCGACCGGCACGGTGGCCACGGAGGTGTTCGTCGCCAGCCCGACCGGCAGCAGCACGGGGAGCACGCCATGA
- a CDS encoding putative baseplate assembly protein: MTVMNGTGTGTGAGAPDQQCLTDTRRAKVRQERRMGLDGVEVDDTGRVLSVLMLGKAPADLDATNVRIDGGRRVTGIRVLDVQIERADDPEVDDEIVVEVDRPGDGSTYTLSIVQPDPYGHPGTAPYPGFDPRYNSADFSFQQSCPTDFDCAATDACPPPVHPQPAIDYTTRDYNSIRQQLLDRMSLTVPDWIERHAPDLGVTLVEVLAYVGDQLSYEQDAVATEAYLATARLRTSVRRHVRLIDYAMHDGCNSRTFVVVEAAAATELPPGTFRFAAIDTSRLQVQDRPDLPVVLDDDQLNTLPPNVGIEVFEPLAPHHLTLHPARNTISFWTWGEEQCSLPTGTTSATLVDTWAGGKDGEENRPRELNLTPGHILLLEEVLGPQTGSPADADPTHRQAVRLTSVTPGIDPLYQQPVVEVTWDDQDALAFPLCLSAIGGPDCALLTDVSVARGNVMLVDHGRSITFCGGGPEQFAIPPDQAVASGCQPPAFGCADPGCVDCEGGGNAPVLAIHDLLDAARKGVQLSPDQVRDLRVAVGPDEVLRAGLTIILAPDLKTEQVEPPDAASQAAVLETLLAQVTYPAIAVKFTPTLRYAPVTQAVAYPTPDTIAENQAALLAALPGRVQDSIQQLWLNARAGDGPTRDQINELIVLFGAEVIEKLHIQHNPARALQELLARSRHLLADKICRLEILTHRADGGTVLGPDVEYEITHSWGGVYAEGLDVHDPRLFGPASTATVQDPRAALPEASATAATAGDTPWLPKRDLLSSGPTDRDYVGETGDDGRLTLRFGDGVHGAPPPAGDTLLVAYRVGNGREGNVGAEAINHLIVCPPQAPDSAKTGSARSKRNQPDPAAVLGVRNPLPAVGGTDPEPLDQVRQQAPLAPRDVRLRAVTAADYAELAAAVPGVERAAAEIRWTGSGQEAHVAIEPAVGETPSQRLLATVERTLRDYRRIGHDLSVGGADLVPLDLAISVCVATGYQKGHLLALIRRVLGTGTRPDGSPAFFSSAALAFGDPVRVSSLTAVVAGLPGVVSAQVTLLKRMFEPDQGALATGVLPMGPLEIAQCDNDADRPENGRLRLTLTGGK; encoded by the coding sequence ATGACCGTCATGAACGGCACCGGCACCGGCACCGGAGCCGGGGCGCCAGACCAACAGTGCCTGACCGACACCCGCCGGGCCAAGGTCCGCCAGGAGCGTCGGATGGGCCTGGACGGGGTCGAGGTCGACGATACCGGCCGCGTCCTCAGCGTCCTGATGCTCGGCAAGGCGCCGGCCGACCTGGACGCGACCAACGTCCGCATCGACGGCGGCCGCCGCGTCACCGGCATCCGGGTGCTGGACGTGCAGATCGAGCGCGCCGACGACCCGGAGGTGGACGACGAGATCGTGGTCGAGGTGGACCGCCCCGGCGACGGCTCGACCTACACCCTGTCGATCGTCCAACCCGACCCCTACGGCCACCCCGGAACCGCGCCCTACCCGGGCTTCGACCCGCGCTACAACTCCGCGGACTTCAGCTTCCAGCAGTCCTGCCCGACCGACTTCGACTGCGCCGCGACCGACGCCTGCCCGCCGCCGGTGCACCCGCAGCCGGCCATCGACTACACCACCCGCGACTACAACTCGATCCGGCAGCAGCTGCTGGACCGGATGTCGCTGACCGTCCCGGACTGGATCGAGCGGCACGCCCCGGACCTCGGCGTCACCCTGGTCGAGGTGCTGGCCTACGTCGGCGACCAGCTCAGCTACGAGCAGGACGCGGTGGCCACCGAGGCCTACCTGGCCACCGCCCGGCTGCGCACCTCGGTGCGGCGCCACGTCCGGCTCATCGACTACGCGATGCACGACGGCTGCAACTCCCGCACCTTCGTCGTGGTCGAGGCCGCCGCCGCGACCGAGCTGCCGCCGGGCACGTTCCGCTTCGCCGCGATCGACACCAGCCGCCTGCAGGTCCAGGACCGGCCCGATCTGCCGGTGGTGCTCGACGACGACCAACTCAATACCCTGCCGCCGAACGTCGGCATCGAGGTCTTCGAGCCGCTGGCGCCGCACCACTTGACGCTGCACCCGGCGCGCAACACCATCTCGTTCTGGACCTGGGGCGAGGAGCAGTGCTCGCTGCCGACCGGTACGACCTCGGCGACCCTGGTCGACACCTGGGCCGGCGGCAAGGACGGCGAGGAGAACCGGCCGCGAGAGCTGAACCTCACGCCGGGCCACATCCTGCTGCTGGAGGAGGTGCTGGGCCCGCAGACCGGGTCCCCGGCCGACGCCGACCCGACGCACCGCCAGGCCGTCCGGCTGACCTCGGTGACGCCCGGGATCGACCCGCTGTATCAGCAGCCTGTCGTCGAAGTGACCTGGGACGACCAGGACGCCCTGGCCTTCCCGCTGTGCCTGTCCGCGATCGGCGGCCCGGACTGCGCGCTGCTGACCGACGTCAGCGTCGCGCGCGGCAACGTCATGCTGGTCGACCACGGCCGCTCGATCACGTTCTGCGGCGGCGGCCCCGAGCAGTTCGCGATCCCGCCGGACCAGGCGGTCGCCTCCGGATGTCAGCCTCCTGCGTTCGGCTGCGCGGACCCGGGCTGTGTTGATTGTGAAGGCGGTGGCAACGCGCCGGTGCTGGCGATCCACGACCTGCTGGACGCCGCGCGCAAGGGCGTCCAGCTCTCCCCCGACCAGGTCCGCGACCTGCGCGTGGCGGTCGGGCCGGACGAGGTCCTGCGCGCCGGGCTGACCATCATCCTGGCTCCCGACCTGAAGACCGAGCAGGTCGAGCCGCCGGACGCGGCGTCGCAGGCCGCCGTACTGGAGACGCTGCTGGCGCAGGTCACCTACCCGGCGATAGCGGTGAAGTTCACCCCGACGCTGCGGTACGCGCCGGTGACCCAAGCGGTCGCCTATCCGACCCCTGACACGATCGCCGAGAATCAGGCGGCGCTGCTGGCCGCGCTGCCGGGCCGGGTCCAGGACTCCATCCAGCAGCTGTGGCTCAACGCCCGCGCCGGAGACGGCCCGACCCGCGACCAGATCAATGAGCTGATTGTGCTCTTCGGCGCCGAGGTGATCGAGAAGCTGCACATCCAGCACAACCCCGCGCGGGCTCTGCAGGAACTGCTCGCACGCAGCCGGCACCTGCTGGCCGACAAGATCTGCCGCCTGGAGATCCTGACGCACCGCGCCGACGGCGGAACCGTCCTGGGCCCGGACGTCGAATACGAGATCACCCACAGCTGGGGCGGCGTCTACGCCGAAGGGCTCGACGTCCACGACCCGCGGCTGTTCGGCCCGGCCTCGACCGCCACGGTCCAGGACCCGCGCGCCGCGCTCCCCGAGGCCTCGGCGACCGCCGCGACCGCCGGCGACACCCCGTGGCTGCCCAAGCGGGACCTGCTCTCCTCCGGTCCCACCGACCGCGACTACGTCGGCGAGACCGGCGACGACGGACGCCTCACGCTGCGCTTCGGCGACGGTGTGCACGGCGCGCCGCCCCCGGCCGGAGACACGCTGCTCGTCGCGTACCGCGTGGGCAACGGCCGCGAGGGCAACGTCGGTGCCGAGGCGATCAACCATCTGATCGTCTGCCCGCCTCAGGCTCCTGATTCAGCCAAGACCGGCTCGGCGCGCTCGAAGCGCAACCAGCCGGACCCGGCGGCCGTGCTCGGGGTGCGCAACCCGCTGCCGGCGGTCGGCGGCACCGATCCCGAGCCGCTGGACCAAGTCCGCCAGCAGGCACCGCTGGCCCCGCGCGACGTCCGCCTGCGTGCGGTCACCGCCGCGGACTACGCCGAGCTGGCCGCCGCGGTGCCGGGGGTGGAGCGCGCCGCCGCCGAGATCCGCTGGACCGGATCCGGTCAGGAGGCGCACGTCGCGATCGAGCCGGCGGTCGGCGAGACGCCGTCGCAGCGGCTGCTGGCCACCGTGGAGCGCACGTTGCGGGACTACCGCAGGATCGGCCACGACCTGAGCGTCGGCGGCGCCGACCTGGTCCCGCTGGACCTCGCGATCTCGGTCTGCGTGGCCACGGGCTACCAGAAGGGCCACCTGCTGGCGCTGATCCGGCGGGTACTGGGCACCGGCACGCGTCCCGACGGCTCGCCGGCGTTCTTCAGCTCCGCCGCGCTGGCCTTCGGCGACCCGGTGCGGGTCAGCAGTCTGACGGCGGTCGTCGCCGGGCTGCCGGGAGTGGTCAGCGCGCAGGTGACGCTGCTCAAGCGGATGTTCGAGCCCGATCAGGGCGCGCTGGCGACGGGGGTGCTGCCGATGGGGCCGCTGGAGATCGCGCAGTGCGACAACGACGCCGACCGGCCCGAGAACGGCCGGCTGCGGCTGACGCTCACCGGCGGAAAGTGA
- a CDS encoding phage baseplate assembly protein V: MTEPTKYIGKYRGSVVNNIDPMSMARLQVQVPDVLGAEMSSWALPSFPVAGNGMGMHVIPPVGAGVWVEFEQGDPSYPMWTGCWYGGATELPADAQAAVPGQAPMVLQTQGKNTLVMSDTPGGPGITLKSPSGASIVIDDTGIHISNGQGASIDLVGPSVTINGEAFKVT, translated from the coding sequence GTGACCGAGCCGACCAAGTACATCGGCAAATACCGGGGCAGCGTCGTGAACAACATCGACCCGATGAGCATGGCACGCCTGCAGGTGCAGGTGCCGGACGTGCTGGGCGCCGAGATGTCCTCCTGGGCCCTGCCGTCCTTCCCGGTGGCCGGCAACGGCATGGGCATGCACGTCATCCCGCCGGTCGGGGCCGGCGTGTGGGTCGAGTTCGAGCAGGGCGACCCGAGCTACCCGATGTGGACCGGCTGCTGGTACGGCGGCGCCACCGAGCTGCCCGCCGACGCGCAGGCCGCCGTGCCCGGACAGGCGCCGATGGTGCTGCAGACGCAGGGCAAGAACACGCTCGTCATGTCCGACACCCCCGGCGGGCCCGGCATCACGCTGAAGTCCCCCTCGGGCGCCTCGATCGTCATCGACGACACCGGCATCCACATCAGCAACGGCCAGGGCGCGAGCATCGACCTGGTCGGACCCAGCGTGACGATCAACGGGGAGGCGTTCAAGGTCACCTGA
- a CDS encoding LysM peptidoglycan-binding domain-containing protein, giving the protein MTIDNTQAALAAAATPSSYPRTSRYYAVPTAVYTTADGTQIPYLTRRFLPDPGTLTAVDSYQVKAGDRVDQIAYRYLGDPTQWWQLADANPELDPQELTATPGATLEITLPGGMPSATPGTGGFVSG; this is encoded by the coding sequence ATGACCATCGACAACACTCAGGCGGCTTTGGCCGCGGCGGCGACGCCTTCGTCGTATCCGCGGACCAGTCGCTACTACGCTGTGCCGACTGCTGTCTACACGACTGCGGACGGGACTCAGATTCCCTACCTCACCCGGCGGTTTCTGCCGGATCCGGGGACGCTCACCGCGGTGGACTCCTACCAGGTCAAGGCCGGGGATCGGGTCGATCAGATCGCGTATCGCTACCTCGGGGATCCGACGCAGTGGTGGCAGCTCGCTGATGCCAATCCGGAGCTGGATCCGCAGGAGCTCACCGCGACGCCTGGGGCCACGCTGGAGATCACGCTGCCCGGCGGGATGCCCAGTGCGACGCCGGGGACCGGGGGTTTCGTCAGTGGCTGA